The Daucus carota subsp. sativus chromosome 9, DH1 v3.0, whole genome shotgun sequence genome window below encodes:
- the LOC108200622 gene encoding chalcone synthase 1 translates to MVTVNEFRKAQRAEGPATVLAIGTATPPNCVDQSAYADYYFRITNSEDKPELKEKFRRMCEKSMINTRYMHLTEDLLKQNPSFCEYMASSLDARQDIVVNEVPKLGKEAALRAIKEWGQPKSKITHLIFCTTSGVDMPGADFRLTKLLGLRPSVKRFMMYQQGCFAGGTVLRLAKDLAENNKNARVLVVCSEITVITFRGPNDTHLDSLVGQALFGDGAGAVIVGSDPVIGIEKPLFEIVSAAQTILPDSDGAIDGHLREVGLTFHLLKDVPGLISKNIRKSLVEAFKPLGISDWNSIFWIAHPGGPAILDQVETELSLKPEKLKSTRQVLRDYGNMSSACVLFILDEMRKASAKDGHRTTGEGLDWGVLFGFGPGLTVETVVLHSVPT, encoded by the exons ATGGTGACTGTGAATGAGTTCCGGAAGGCTCAGCGGGCTGAAGGTCCGGCGACGGTGCTGGCGATCGGAACCGCCACGCCGCCGAACTGTGTCGATCAGAGCGCGTATGCGGATTATTATTTTCGCATTACTAATAGCGAAGATAAACCTGAGCTCAAGGAGAAGTTTAGGCGGATGT GTGAAAAATCGATGATAAACACTCGTTACATGCACTTGACCGAAGATTTACTGAAACAAAATCCGAGTTTCTGCGAGTACATGGCCTCATCGCTTGATGCTAGGCAAGACATTGTGGTGAATGAAGTCCCAAAGCTGGGGAAAGAAGCAGCTCTCAGGGCCATAAAAGAATGGGGTCAACCAAAGTCCAAAATCACCCACCTTATCTTCTGCACCACCAGCGGTGTCGATATGCCTGGCGCGGACTTTCGCCTCACCAAGCTCCTCGGGCTCCGTCCCTCGGTGAAGCGGTTCATGATGTACCAGCAGGGCTGTTTTGCTGGTGGCACGGTTCTTCGTCTGGCAAAAGACCTGGCTGAGAACAATAAAAATGCTCGTGTGCTTGTGGTTTGCTCTGAGATCACTGTGATTACGTTCCGGGGGCCTAATGACACTCATCTTGATAGTTTGGTTGGGCAGGCCTTGTTTGGGGATGGAGCTGGCGCGGTGATTGTGGGATCAGACCCTGTAATTGGGATCGAGAAGCCCTTGTTTGAGATTGTCTCTGCTGCACAAACCATCCTGCCTGACAGTGATGGTGCTATCGATGGTCATCTTCGCGAGGTTGGCCTAACATTCCACCTCCTCAAAGATGTTCCAGGCCTAATTTCAAAGAATATAAGGAAGAGTTTGGTTGAGGCGTTTAAGCCCTTGGGGATATCTGACTGGAACTCAATTTTTTGGATTGCTCATCCAGGCGGTCCAGCTATACTAGATCAAGTCGAAACAGAGTTGAGCTTGAAGCCTGAGAAACTAAAGTCTACTAGACAAGTTCTCAGGGACTATGGAAACATGTCAAGTGCTTGTGTTCTGTTCATTCTGGATGAGATGAGGAAGGCTTCGGCTAAAGATGGACACAGAACTACCGGAGAAGGACTTGATTGGGGTGTTCTATTCGGGTTCGGGCCTGGTCTTACTGTCGAGACTGTTGTTCTTCACAGTGTGCCTACTTAA